Proteins encoded in a region of the Clostridium butyricum genome:
- the dapB gene encoding 4-hydroxy-tetrahydrodipicolinate reductase, with product MVKVVLNGCCGKMGKMITECCTKFKNVKIVAGIDRFPSDISYPVFSSPEELNIEYDVLLDFSRADALNSLLALTEKTRKPLVICSTGFSDEQLALIDEKSKTLPLFRSANMSLGINLLNSLLKKVAPLLYGNYDIEIIEKHHNQKVDSPSGTALLLADTIRDSLKDETKYVYGREGHAKREENEIGIHAIRGGSIVGDHDVIFAGSGEIIELTHKAISREVFAVGALKACEFMASITEPGLYNMDDVIGLND from the coding sequence ATGGTAAAAGTAGTGTTAAATGGATGTTGTGGTAAAATGGGTAAAATGATTACCGAATGCTGCACAAAATTTAAAAATGTAAAAATTGTTGCTGGAATTGATAGATTCCCAAGTGATATATCATATCCTGTTTTCAGTAGTCCTGAAGAATTAAACATTGAATATGATGTATTATTAGACTTCTCAAGAGCAGATGCTTTAAACAGCCTTCTAGCTTTAACAGAAAAAACTAGAAAACCACTTGTTATCTGTTCAACTGGATTTTCTGATGAACAATTAGCTTTAATCGATGAAAAGAGCAAAACCCTTCCTCTTTTTAGATCTGCTAACATGTCACTAGGAATAAACTTATTAAATTCTTTATTAAAAAAAGTTGCACCTCTTCTTTATGGTAACTATGATATTGAAATTATCGAAAAACACCATAACCAAAAGGTAGATTCTCCAAGTGGTACTGCACTTTTACTTGCAGACACAATAAGAGATTCTCTAAAGGATGAAACAAAATATGTTTATGGACGAGAAGGTCATGCAAAAAGAGAAGAAAACGAAATTGGAATTCATGCAATTAGAGGTGGCTCTATAGTTGGTGATCACGATGTTATTTTTGCTGGAAGTGGTGAAATAATTGAACTTACTCATAAAGCCATATCAAGAGAAGTTTTTGCTGTTGGTGCATTAAAAGCATGTGAATTCATGGCTTCTATAACAGAACCAGGTTTATATAATATGGATGATGTTATTGGACTTAATGACTAA
- a CDS encoding IS3 family transposase: MSKITFDKETIELLNENPYVVKVSEKSITYSDEFKRLFIEEYLKGKTPKIIFNDAGFDTQILGQRRYEQAAARWIRSYRKEGIVGLRDTRKENSGRPSEKQLSKDDIIQKQEAKIKLLEEQLELLKKLDVTERRLVNSSVNLEGKEIFKLIYETITNNSYKNMVSYFCDLLNVSRSGYYNYLNTLDNQILMENKDLEARDNILMAYNYKGYSKGSRSIKMVLENELSIIYSRKKIQRIMRKYNIKCPIRKANPYRRMAKATKEHTVVPNLLERNFKQGVPGKVLLTDITYLPYGNNHMAYLSTIKDGSSNDILSYHVSDSIKLDIAITTINKLITHHKDDLHESAFVHSDQGFHYTSPKFQKLLKDNNLGQSMSRRGNCWDNAPQESFFGHMKDEIDFQSCNTLEELIDMIDDYIDYYNNYRYQWNLKKMTPKQYRNHLLLAS; the protein is encoded by the coding sequence ATGAGTAAGATAACATTTGATAAAGAAACTATTGAATTACTGAATGAAAATCCTTATGTAGTTAAAGTAAGTGAAAAATCTATAACTTACTCTGACGAGTTTAAGCGATTATTTATAGAAGAATATTTAAAAGGAAAAACACCTAAAATTATTTTTAATGACGCTGGTTTTGATACACAAATCCTTGGACAAAGAAGATACGAACAAGCGGCAGCTAGATGGATAAGATCTTATAGAAAAGAGGGTATTGTAGGATTAAGAGATACTAGGAAAGAAAACTCTGGACGACCAAGTGAAAAGCAATTATCTAAAGATGATATTATTCAAAAACAAGAAGCTAAAATTAAGTTATTAGAGGAGCAATTAGAACTGTTAAAAAAATTAGACGTGACAGAAAGGAGGCTGGTAAACAGCAGCGTAAATCTAGAAGGTAAGGAGATATTTAAGTTAATATATGAAACTATCACTAATAATAGCTATAAAAATATGGTTTCATATTTCTGTGATCTTTTAAATGTTTCACGCTCGGGATATTATAATTATCTAAATACACTTGATAATCAAATATTAATGGAAAATAAAGATTTGGAAGCTAGAGACAATATTCTTATGGCTTATAATTACAAAGGTTATAGCAAAGGATCCCGTTCTATAAAAATGGTTTTAGAAAATGAGCTTTCTATAATTTATAGTAGAAAGAAAATTCAACGTATTATGAGAAAATATAATATTAAATGTCCTATTAGAAAAGCCAACCCGTACCGCCGAATGGCAAAAGCAACCAAAGAACATACAGTAGTTCCAAACTTATTAGAACGTAATTTTAAGCAAGGAGTGCCGGGAAAGGTATTATTGACGGATATTACATACTTGCCATATGGAAATAATCATATGGCTTATTTGTCTACCATCAAAGATGGTAGTAGCAACGATATTCTATCTTATCATGTTTCAGATTCTATAAAACTTGATATTGCTATAACTACTATAAATAAATTAATAACGCACCATAAAGATGACTTACATGAAAGTGCATTTGTTCATTCAGATCAAGGATTCCATTATACTAGTCCAAAATTCCAAAAACTTCTAAAGGATAATAATCTTGGTCAATCAATGTCTCGTCGTGGCAACTGTTGGGACAATGCGCCTCAAGAATCCTTCTTCGGGCATATGAAAGATGAAATAGACTTTCAATCATGTAATACACTTGAAGAACTTATTGATATGATTGATGACTACATCGACTATTATAATAATTACAGATATCAGTGGAATCTAAAAAAGATGACTCCTAAACAATATAGAAATCATCTTTTATTAGCTTCATAA
- a CDS encoding ABC transporter ATP-binding protein — translation MNDIILECRNLRKEFKKKGHVHIAADNISLELYKGECFGIVGESGSGKSTLARMIMKLESSDSGDILIEGKNISKFKGRKNRDYYSKIQMVFQDAKGSFNPKMTIGNSILEYVCNLCYIDKKQRRKKVVELLEQVGLREEHYDRYPYELSGGQCQRAAIARALSVHPQVIIFDEATSGLDVSVQAQVIELLKRTMEKREITYLFISHDLKLVSSFCQRMGVIYKGKLVEEGKSYEVTNNPKSDYTRLLIESAL, via the coding sequence ATGAATGATATTATATTAGAATGTAGAAACTTGAGAAAAGAATTTAAGAAAAAAGGTCATGTACATATAGCAGCTGATAATATAAGTCTTGAACTTTATAAAGGTGAATGTTTTGGAATTGTCGGAGAAAGTGGAAGTGGGAAGAGTACTCTTGCTAGAATGATCATGAAGCTTGAAAGTAGTGATTCTGGAGATATACTAATCGAAGGAAAAAATATATCAAAGTTTAAAGGAAGAAAAAATAGAGATTATTATAGTAAAATACAGATGGTATTTCAAGATGCCAAAGGTTCATTTAATCCAAAAATGACAATAGGAAATTCCATATTGGAATATGTATGCAATTTATGTTATATAGATAAAAAACAAAGAAGAAAAAAGGTTGTTGAACTTTTAGAACAGGTTGGATTAAGAGAAGAACATTATGATAGATATCCATATGAATTAAGTGGAGGCCAATGCCAAAGAGCTGCTATTGCTAGAGCACTATCGGTTCATCCACAAGTGATAATTTTTGATGAGGCTACAAGTGGACTGGATGTTTCTGTTCAGGCTCAGGTGATAGAACTTTTAAAAAGAACAATGGAAAAAAGAGAAATAACATATTTGTTCATATCCCATGATTTAAAACTTGTAAGTAGCTTCTGTCAGAGAATGGGAGTAATATATAAAGGAAAACTTGTAGAAGAAGGAAAATCTTACGAAGTAACTAATAATCCTAAAAGTGATTATACGAGGCTTTTGATAGAATCAGCATTATAA
- a CDS encoding ABC transporter ATP-binding protein: MSMLFEVRNLNVTNSNVKILKNISFEVDEGEVLGIIGESGCGKSTLLRAITKMTGETEKITHGDVKFNHMSISDLSEEKIQKIRGRDIGFVFQNPASTMNPLIKIGKQFVEAINVHKKMNKKECLRYAEELLKKLNLNDAKCILDSYTFELSGGMNQRVAIALAMIMKPKLLICDEPTSALDVTVQAQVVRELISLKNEFNTGMIVVTHSMGVVSCMADKIAVMYAGEIVEYGTCYEILNNPFHPYTKALINSVPKMNGVLPEPIRGNMHSFEVYTEGCRFEKRCDFCNEKCKRERIELIELKKNHFVRCSILQNGSSSLEIK, translated from the coding sequence ATGAGTATGTTATTTGAAGTAAGAAATTTAAATGTGACAAACAGTAATGTAAAAATACTTAAGAATATAAGTTTTGAAGTTGATGAAGGTGAAGTACTTGGGATTATAGGTGAAAGTGGATGTGGAAAGAGTACACTACTTAGAGCTATTACAAAAATGACTGGAGAAACTGAAAAAATAACTCATGGAGATGTGAAATTTAACCACATGAGTATATCAGATTTATCAGAAGAAAAAATTCAAAAAATAAGGGGTAGGGATATTGGTTTTGTTTTTCAAAATCCGGCATCAACTATGAATCCTTTAATAAAAATAGGAAAACAATTTGTAGAAGCGATAAATGTCCATAAAAAAATGAATAAGAAAGAGTGTCTTAGATATGCTGAAGAATTATTAAAAAAATTAAATCTAAATGATGCTAAATGCATTTTGGATAGCTATACATTTGAACTCAGTGGAGGTATGAATCAAAGAGTTGCTATTGCATTGGCAATGATAATGAAACCAAAACTTCTTATTTGTGATGAACCTACAAGTGCTCTTGATGTGACTGTTCAGGCACAAGTTGTCAGGGAACTGATATCACTTAAAAATGAGTTTAATACAGGGATGATAGTTGTGACTCATAGTATGGGAGTTGTATCTTGCATGGCAGATAAAATAGCTGTTATGTATGCAGGTGAAATTGTAGAGTATGGAACATGCTATGAAATTTTAAATAACCCTTTCCATCCATATACTAAAGCCCTTATAAATTCAGTACCTAAAATGAATGGAGTACTACCTGAACCAATAAGAGGAAACATGCATTCTTTTGAAGTATATACAGAAGGATGCAGATTTGAAAAAAGATGTGATTTTTGTAATGAGAAGTGCAAAAGAGAAAGAATAGAATTAATTGAGTTAAAAAAGAATCATTTTGTAAGATGTAGTATTTTACAAAATGGTAGTTCTAGTTTAGAAATAAAATAG
- a CDS encoding ABC transporter substrate-binding protein yields MCDPFASIINVDATEDFDNNPIGTGPFKIGSFNLKNTSYLDKYNDYWKGEPKLNNIKIIHVSDADTLTMAMQTGEIDVAQGVPYSSVSLFEDESLYKISSIDTSRMILMYYNYENKFLNDKNLRKAISMSINKPEYTSVLLKDSASYAKGPFPEGMKCGGNSINVDDYNADEARRILKDAGYEDNDNDGILEKDSEKLELKLITYSSRAELPILAQAIQSDLKDIGINVSVEVSDNIMDILNNSKFDICLYSNVTAPTGDSYAYLNNLIRSSGASNYGQYKNEESEKFLDLMESELDKEMRDYLAIKIIQNSIDDNGFDFIAHLKMKFIMKSNVVNFDIHQTDYYQINWETNVE; encoded by the coding sequence TTGTGTGATCCCTTTGCATCTATTATTAATGTGGACGCAACTGAAGACTTTGATAATAATCCTATAGGAACGGGACCTTTCAAGATTGGAAGTTTTAATTTGAAAAATACTAGTTATTTAGATAAATATAATGATTATTGGAAGGGTGAGCCAAAGCTAAATAATATAAAGATAATTCATGTATCAGATGCAGATACACTTACAATGGCTATGCAGACTGGTGAAATTGATGTTGCACAAGGAGTTCCTTATTCTTCAGTGAGTCTGTTTGAAGATGAATCACTATATAAAATAAGTAGTATTGATACATCACGTATGATATTGATGTACTATAATTATGAGAATAAATTTTTAAATGATAAAAACCTAAGAAAAGCTATTAGTATGTCTATTAATAAGCCTGAATATACATCAGTGCTTTTGAAAGATTCAGCATCTTATGCAAAAGGACCATTTCCAGAAGGAATGAAATGTGGAGGAAATAGTATTAATGTAGATGATTATAATGCAGATGAGGCTAGAAGAATTCTAAAAGATGCTGGTTATGAAGATAATGATAATGATGGAATACTAGAAAAAGATTCAGAAAAATTGGAACTAAAACTTATTACATATTCTTCAAGAGCAGAACTGCCTATTTTAGCACAGGCAATTCAGAGTGATTTAAAGGATATAGGAATAAATGTTTCAGTAGAAGTAAGTGATAATATTATGGATATATTAAACAATAGTAAGTTTGATATTTGTCTATATTCAAATGTAACTGCACCTACAGGAGATTCGTATGCGTATTTAAATAATCTTATAAGAAGCAGTGGTGCATCAAATTATGGACAGTATAAAAATGAAGAGTCTGAAAAATTTTTAGATTTAATGGAAAGTGAATTGGATAAGGAGATGAGAGATTATCTTGCTATAAAGATTATACAAAATAGCATTGATGATAATGGATTTGATTTTATTGCTCATCTGAAAATGAAGTTTATAATGAAAAGTAATGTAGTTAATTTTGATATTCATCAGACAGATTATTATCAAATTAACTGGGAAACAAATGTTGAATAA
- a CDS encoding ABC transporter substrate-binding protein — MRIRIRMYIISILIILVFTIFCGCSNALWKSSDELVFGTTLATKSLDPAKEYNGWFTVRYGIAETLFKLDKFMNIIPNLAEDYENIDGETWLIKIRRDIKFHNGEMMTPEKVKKSLERSLALNKRAEDTLKIENIEYRSKGLGTCNYYKRS; from the coding sequence ATGAGAATTAGAATACGTATGTATATCATAAGTATATTGATAATTTTAGTGTTTACCATATTTTGCGGATGTTCCAATGCTTTGTGGAAATCAAGTGATGAACTAGTATTTGGAACAACTTTAGCAACTAAAAGTCTAGATCCTGCTAAAGAATATAATGGATGGTTTACTGTACGATATGGTATAGCAGAAACTTTATTTAAACTCGATAAGTTTATGAATATCATTCCAAATCTAGCAGAGGATTATGAAAATATAGATGGTGAGACATGGCTGATTAAAATAAGAAGAGATATAAAATTTCATAATGGTGAAATGATGACTCCAGAGAAGGTTAAAAAATCATTGGAAAGAAGTTTAGCTTTGAATAAAAGAGCAGAGGATACATTGAAAATAGAAAATATAGAATATAGAAGTAAAGGATTGGGAACTTGTAATTACTACAAAAGAAGTTAA
- a CDS encoding ABC transporter permease — protein MLAKDKKISVELRFKLIIIILVLIIIVGIMSPVIAPNDPYKTDLFNTLKSPSIEFWFGTDALGRCIFSRVLYGISNSIISAMTIVLITFSGGTIIGVISGFYGGIVDEIIMGIVDVFLSFPGIIIAVAVAGILGGGLKNAMIAIGLISWPKYSRLARCEVMAINSETFILAAKLSGNGNLKIILKHIIPNIIGALVITASADVGIMIMELAGLSFLGLSSPLPIPEWGSMMNEGKSMLQSAPWITLFPGTAILIVVILFNLLGDTICELLKNGQRR, from the coding sequence ATGTTAGCAAAGGATAAAAAAATATCTGTAGAGTTAAGATTTAAGTTAATAATAATTATTTTAGTATTAATAATTATTGTGGGTATTATGTCTCCAGTTATAGCACCTAATGATCCGTATAAGACTGATTTGTTTAATACACTCAAGTCACCATCAATAGAGTTCTGGTTTGGAACAGATGCTCTTGGAAGGTGTATATTTTCAAGAGTACTCTATGGAATTTCCAATTCTATTATATCGGCAATGACTATAGTTTTAATTACTTTTTCAGGAGGTACTATAATAGGTGTAATAAGCGGATTTTATGGAGGAATTGTAGATGAAATAATCATGGGGATTGTAGATGTTTTTCTATCTTTTCCGGGAATTATTATAGCGGTTGCTGTTGCAGGAATTCTTGGAGGAGGACTTAAAAATGCGATGATAGCAATTGGTCTTATTTCATGGCCCAAATATTCAAGACTTGCAAGGTGTGAAGTAATGGCAATAAATAGTGAAACTTTTATATTAGCTGCAAAATTAAGTGGAAACGGAAATCTGAAAATTATTTTAAAGCATATAATTCCTAATATTATAGGAGCACTAGTAATAACAGCATCAGCAGATGTTGGAATTATGATAATGGAACTTGCAGGATTATCATTTTTAGGATTGAGTTCACCACTTCCAATACCAGAGTGGGGATCTATGATGAATGAGGGGAAAAGCATGCTGCAATCTGCACCATGGATTACATTATTTCCTGGAACAGCTATTCTTATAGTTGTCATTTTATTTAATCTTTTAGGCGATACAATATGTGAACTTCTTAAAAATGGACAAAGGAGATAA
- the nikB gene encoding nickel ABC transporter permease, with protein sequence MIIGKFIINRFLRAILIIIAVSFISFSLMYLSPSDPAEMMLNSQGISVSTEVLETTREELGLNKSFTEQYAYWVSNILKGDMGKSYSTQRSVVTELKEHMPYTIMLTLSSMIITLLISIPLGILCALKKNSLTDYIIRVCTFIGNSIPGFFVGLILLFVFALKLRILPVLSESGIKSIILPSVTLAISMSSRYIRQIREVVMEELDKGYVKGAYSRGVPQWKIIYRHVFRNILITVITLIGLSVGSLLGGSAIVENIFVWPGLGSLALNAVKARDYPLVQGYVMWTAIIFVIINLIVDFIYGILDPRTIKNRRN encoded by the coding sequence ATAATTATAGGAAAATTTATAATAAACAGGTTTTTAAGAGCTATATTAATAATAATAGCAGTATCTTTTATATCATTTTCTTTAATGTATTTATCCCCAAGTGATCCAGCTGAAATGATGTTAAATAGTCAGGGGATATCAGTAAGTACAGAAGTACTAGAAACTACAAGAGAGGAACTTGGTCTGAATAAGTCTTTTACAGAACAGTATGCATATTGGGTTTCTAATATACTTAAAGGAGATATGGGAAAATCATATTCAACACAAAGAAGTGTCGTAACAGAGTTAAAAGAACATATGCCATACACAATAATGCTAACTTTATCATCTATGATAATAACTTTATTGATATCCATTCCACTAGGAATATTATGCGCACTTAAAAAAAATAGTCTTACAGATTATATTATCAGAGTATGTACATTTATAGGAAATTCAATTCCTGGCTTTTTTGTTGGGTTAATATTATTATTTGTTTTTGCATTAAAATTAAGAATTTTACCCGTTTTAAGTGAAAGTGGAATAAAAAGTATTATATTGCCATCTGTTACCTTGGCAATATCAATGTCTAGCAGATATATAAGACAGATAAGAGAAGTTGTTATGGAAGAGTTAGATAAGGGCTATGTAAAAGGTGCTTATTCAAGAGGTGTGCCACAATGGAAAATAATTTATAGACATGTATTTAGAAATATTCTTATTACAGTTATAACATTAATAGGACTTTCAGTAGGATCCCTTTTAGGTGGTTCTGCAATAGTTGAGAATATATTTGTATGGCCAGGCCTTGGAAGTCTTGCATTAAATGCAGTTAAAGCTAGAGATTACCCTCTTGTTCAGGGATATGTTATGTGGACTGCAATAATATTTGTAATAATAAATTTAATAGTTGATTTTATATATGGTATTTTAGACCCAAGAACTATTAAAAATAGGAGAAATTAA
- a CDS encoding M14 family metallopeptidase, protein MKKEFSICGLTLKNYGKIQDYVKILDTETKIPVTIINGKNEGKTVLITAGIHGGEYPCIRTAIELARDINPEIVNGQIIIIHPVNMQAFKDKSAGIVPEDGKNINRVFPGDKNGTISDKIAYVITHEFQDKADFYFDMHGGDLHEELHPYVYYPGICEDEICNRSKEIAKIFNVDYMVKSNATSGAYNSAAIRGIPSILIERGGCGICRREDVEKYKKDMIIALRGLGVLEGDVLRSEQSPIEITNVKYIDSLKNGCLEMFVKAGERIVQGQKLYEVIDLFGNVIDTYYAEFQGIVLYNTVSLAINKGESIIAYGELNL, encoded by the coding sequence ATGAAAAAAGAATTTTCAATTTGTGGATTGACTCTAAAAAACTATGGAAAAATACAGGACTATGTAAAGATTTTAGATACAGAAACAAAAATTCCGGTTACTATAATTAATGGTAAAAATGAAGGTAAAACAGTACTAATAACAGCAGGTATACATGGAGGAGAGTATCCTTGTATAAGAACAGCTATAGAACTTGCAAGGGATATAAATCCGGAAATTGTGAATGGACAGATAATAATAATTCATCCAGTAAATATGCAAGCATTTAAAGATAAAAGTGCAGGAATTGTACCGGAGGATGGTAAAAACATCAATAGGGTATTTCCTGGTGATAAAAATGGAACTATAAGTGATAAAATTGCATATGTTATTACTCATGAGTTTCAAGATAAAGCTGATTTTTATTTTGATATGCATGGTGGCGATCTTCATGAAGAACTTCATCCATATGTATATTATCCAGGAATTTGTGAAGATGAAATATGCAATAGATCAAAAGAAATTGCAAAGATTTTTAATGTAGACTACATGGTAAAATCAAATGCAACAAGCGGAGCTTATAATTCTGCTGCCATAAGAGGAATTCCAAGTATTCTTATTGAGCGTGGGGGATGTGGCATATGTAGAAGAGAAGATGTGGAAAAGTATAAAAAAGATATGATAATAGCATTAAGAGGATTAGGTGTTTTAGAAGGTGATGTACTTAGAAGTGAACAGTCACCAATTGAAATAACTAATGTGAAATATATAGATTCATTAAAAAATGGATGTCTTGAAATGTTTGTAAAAGCTGGTGAAAGAATAGTGCAAGGGCAGAAATTATATGAGGTAATTGATTTGTTTGGAAATGTTATTGATACATATTATGCTGAGTTTCAAGGCATAGTTTTATATAATACAGTATCTCTTGCAATAAATAAAGGAGAGTCCATCATTGCATATGGCGAGCTAAATCTATAA
- a CDS encoding HD-GYP domain-containing protein, with the protein MKGEDLTITSNQLIKVLNKTINSIDGRFIEHGNRVSYIIFNLLKVSGKYTDEEILKISVISIFHDIGAYKVTERDKLLNADMESPVNHAVYGALFIKNFSPLAEYYDVVLSHHFTMDYYRKRNMEVLSYEGLMLSFADYLDRLTLNNIKIDYNKIKKYYLKEHFELFKKADEKYNFLSKLSDGTYINELDDFFKNRFINEEKVMSYSKMISYAIDFRSEATVIHTITVEAISEQLARLCKLSEERISLIKICAILHDIGKIAIPVEILEKPGKLTEEEFEIMKKHSQIGYDILSELSMSEIRDIATLHHEKLDGSGYPFGLKEEKITKEMRIVSIGDIISALIGSRSYKQSFSKTKIVCILTEMVENNKIDRNIVDLFIHNYDYIIDEAMKQCRDTMDKYLNIKNQYRELIEIYT; encoded by the coding sequence ATAAAGGGCGAAGATTTAACTATAACATCAAATCAATTAATAAAAGTATTAAATAAAACAATAAATTCTATTGATGGAAGATTTATAGAACATGGGAATAGAGTTTCCTATATAATATTTAATCTTTTAAAAGTGTCAGGGAAATATACAGATGAAGAAATTTTGAAAATTTCTGTCATCTCAATCTTTCATGATATAGGAGCATATAAAGTAACTGAAAGAGATAAGTTACTAAATGCAGATATGGAATCTCCAGTGAATCATGCAGTATATGGAGCTTTATTTATAAAGAATTTTTCACCATTAGCTGAATATTATGATGTTGTGTTAAGTCATCATTTTACAATGGATTATTATAGAAAACGCAATATGGAAGTACTTTCTTATGAAGGTCTTATGTTGAGTTTTGCAGATTATTTGGATAGATTAACTTTAAATAATATAAAAATTGATTACAATAAAATTAAAAAGTATTATCTAAAAGAGCATTTTGAATTGTTTAAAAAGGCAGATGAAAAATATAATTTTTTAAGTAAGTTATCTGATGGAACGTACATAAATGAACTCGATGATTTTTTTAAGAATAGATTCATTAATGAGGAAAAAGTTATGAGCTATAGTAAAATGATATCTTATGCGATTGATTTTAGAAGTGAAGCAACAGTAATACATACAATAACAGTTGAAGCAATAAGTGAGCAACTTGCAAGATTGTGCAAACTTTCTGAAGAAAGGATATCACTGATAAAAATATGTGCTATTCTTCATGATATAGGAAAAATAGCAATTCCAGTAGAGATTTTGGAGAAACCAGGAAAACTTACGGAAGAAGAGTTTGAAATTATGAAAAAACATTCTCAAATAGGATATGATATTCTAAGTGAATTGAGTATGAGTGAAATAAGGGATATAGCAACACTACATCATGAAAAACTTGATGGAAGCGGATATCCATTTGGTTTAAAAGAAGAGAAAATAACAAAAGAAATGAGAATAGTATCTATAGGAGATATTATTAGTGCATTAATAGGTAGCAGAAGTTATAAACAAAGTTTTAGTAAAACAAAAATAGTTTGCATATTAACTGAAATGGTTGAAAATAATAAAATAGATAGGAATATTGTGGATTTATTTATACATAATTATGATTATATAATAGATGAGGCTATGAAGCAGTGTAGAGACACAATGGACAAGTACTTAAATATAAAAAATCAATATAGAGAGCTAATAGAAATATATACATAG